In the Bradyrhizobium guangzhouense genome, one interval contains:
- a CDS encoding Eco57I restriction-modification methylase domain-containing protein encodes MDKDTRNAIERATQRIRRLLQEDFAEQLDAVFDVRQDGRIADEGGQHLTGRQLILRDRIVAAIEHKRRAGMKQADAVRDYVRDAAFTNLNRFAALKMLEPRGLVSQCISRGENSIGFTEFCGLAPALKTADGAGYRFYIESIFDELSTEVKVLFDRRDPASVLWPKKATFDEILEILNGAELKDVWEEDETIGWIYQFFNSGEERRQMRDESAAPRNSRELAIRNQFFTPSYVVQFLTDNTLGHIWHKMRDGSTGLAEKCQYMVKASGDSAEPSGLAKKDPRDLRILDPACGSGHFLLYCFALLLLIYEEAWNDETPPASSVTGSTLRQDYATIDDLKKAAPGLILRHNLHGVDIDPRCAQIAQLALWMRAQRVYMDNKVARGERPIIRRANIVIAEPMPGDPKLVEDFSSSLRPAMIGGLFSEIVSEMRLAGEMGSLLPIERTLAKSINGARTAFNEEQSRKEAFLPGFAPVKSQREFDLSDISNSAFFEKVEENIFSALKAFVSDAVNGKGTRRRLFADDAEQGLAFVELFGRKFDVVLMNPPFGDGSLLAKQEFEKLYPRTKNDVYAAFVERGVEILHEGGMLGAITSRTGFFLSSFRSWREDVLLKKAPPVVFADLGAGVLDSAMVETAAYCLEVQS; translated from the coding sequence ATGGACAAGGACACCCGAAACGCGATCGAACGCGCCACTCAGAGGATCCGGCGCCTCCTTCAGGAGGACTTCGCCGAGCAGCTCGATGCCGTGTTCGACGTGCGCCAGGACGGCCGCATTGCCGACGAGGGCGGTCAGCACCTCACCGGTCGCCAGCTCATCCTGCGCGATAGGATCGTAGCTGCCATCGAGCACAAGCGTCGCGCCGGCATGAAGCAGGCCGACGCCGTGCGCGACTACGTTCGGGACGCCGCGTTCACCAACTTGAATCGTTTCGCCGCCCTCAAGATGCTCGAGCCGCGCGGGCTCGTGTCCCAATGCATCAGCCGCGGCGAAAACTCGATTGGATTCACCGAATTCTGCGGCCTGGCGCCCGCCCTGAAGACCGCCGACGGCGCCGGCTATCGGTTCTACATCGAGAGCATTTTCGATGAACTCTCCACGGAGGTGAAGGTCCTGTTCGACCGCCGAGATCCTGCATCCGTTCTCTGGCCCAAGAAGGCCACTTTCGACGAGATCCTCGAGATCCTGAACGGCGCCGAGCTCAAGGACGTTTGGGAAGAGGACGAGACGATCGGCTGGATCTACCAGTTCTTCAACTCCGGCGAAGAACGCCGTCAGATGCGCGATGAGAGCGCGGCGCCGCGCAACAGCCGCGAACTCGCGATCCGCAATCAGTTCTTCACCCCCTCGTACGTCGTGCAGTTCCTGACCGACAACACGCTCGGACACATCTGGCACAAGATGCGCGACGGCAGCACCGGCCTGGCCGAGAAATGCCAGTACATGGTGAAGGCGTCGGGCGACAGCGCGGAGCCGTCCGGCCTGGCCAAGAAGGACCCTCGTGATCTTCGGATTCTGGACCCCGCCTGCGGCTCGGGCCACTTTCTGCTCTACTGCTTCGCGCTGCTCCTCCTTATCTACGAAGAGGCCTGGAACGACGAAACCCCGCCGGCATCCAGCGTAACGGGCAGCACCCTTCGGCAGGACTATGCCACGATCGACGACCTCAAGAAGGCGGCGCCCGGGCTCATCCTTCGGCATAACCTCCACGGCGTCGATATCGACCCCCGCTGCGCCCAGATCGCGCAGCTCGCCCTTTGGATGCGTGCCCAGCGGGTCTACATGGACAACAAGGTCGCGCGCGGTGAACGCCCGATCATCCGACGCGCGAACATTGTCATCGCGGAGCCCATGCCGGGCGACCCGAAACTGGTCGAAGATTTCTCATCGAGCCTGCGTCCCGCGATGATCGGCGGCCTATTCAGTGAGATCGTGTCCGAGATGCGCCTAGCTGGCGAAATGGGTTCACTCCTGCCGATCGAGCGCACCTTGGCAAAATCCATCAACGGTGCGCGAACCGCCTTCAACGAGGAGCAATCGCGCAAGGAAGCGTTTCTTCCGGGATTCGCTCCGGTGAAGAGTCAGCGCGAATTCGACCTCTCGGATATCAGCAACTCGGCTTTCTTCGAGAAGGTGGAGGAGAATATCTTCTCGGCCTTGAAAGCGTTTGTCAGCGACGCCGTCAACGGGAAGGGGACGCGGCGCCGGCTCTTTGCTGACGACGCCGAGCAAGGACTGGCCTTCGTGGAGCTGTTCGGACGCAAGTTCGATGTCGTGCTGATGAATCCTCCCTTTGGCGACGGCAGCCTACTGGCCAAGCAGGAATTCGAGAAACTGTATCCACGAACGAAGAACGACGTTTACGCGGCATTCGTCGAACGTGGTGTAGAGATTTTGCACGAAGGAGGAATGCTAGGGGCTATCACGTCGCGGACCGGGTTCTTTCTTTCCAGCTTTCGAAGCTGGCGCGAAGATGTCCTCCTTAAGAAAGCGCCGCCGGTTGTGTTTGCCGACCTCGGCGCCGGTGTTCTTGACAGCGCGATGGTCGAGACCGCAGCCTATTGCTTGGAGGTTCAGTCGTGA
- a CDS encoding type II restriction endonuclease subunit M codes for MTLFIRAIDAVDKADCLRSAVKDGGAHSFQIDVTKFASLPGSPFAYWTTPKALECYSDLKPVSSSDLSPLSTNQLSDDSRYARLWWEPGPGGSENWVVWAKGRSFAPFYYDIQTVVRWSRARGTYTGFIGTKDRPLEKPASADWFFRPGLTWPRRTNRLSFSVLPIGCIFGNKGPAIFEEHDNEERLLAHCAILNSKAFNYLLGLQLARVELAQSFEVGLVQAAPIPVVGQAGLTTLADLGRRSWSLRRRLDETIETSHAFKLPRALLSRVEPLDPALIQRQIDEIQLDIEAVVYRLYGLTETDQLSIEAWGERLKGNAADAAIEVDNDEDGGDEAADASDFDAVISWSVGVAFGRFDVRLATGARRLPPPPSPFTELPAKSPAMLPDHDTPAIPVVDILVDDPGHENDLSERVVAVCAAVGYSAVDKTELRQHFARNFFNQHLRQYSKSRRKAPIYWQLATASASYSVWIYTQSFTKDTLFRVQNEFVSPKLAHEKRQLESLRAEAGARPDSNQMKSIEAQEAFVSELQAFADELARVSPLWFVNPDDGILMNFAPFWRLVSHNRAWQRELMATWRGLCDGKFDWSHLAMQLWPERVIPKCAADRSLAIAHGLETVFWFEDEQGQWKAHDKPKPPAPQLVRDRTSPSIKAALKSLMDAPEAGVASKRTRKSKAA; via the coding sequence GTGACTCTTTTCATCCGGGCCATCGACGCTGTCGATAAAGCTGACTGCCTCCGATCCGCCGTGAAAGACGGCGGCGCCCATTCGTTCCAAATCGATGTCACAAAGTTCGCCTCTTTGCCGGGTAGCCCTTTCGCATACTGGACCACCCCAAAGGCCCTGGAGTGTTACAGCGACCTGAAGCCGGTCTCCTCGTCAGACCTGAGCCCGCTCTCGACTAACCAGTTGAGCGACGACTCCCGATACGCAAGACTCTGGTGGGAGCCGGGTCCGGGAGGTTCAGAGAACTGGGTGGTCTGGGCAAAGGGACGCTCGTTTGCGCCTTTTTATTATGACATTCAAACGGTAGTGCGCTGGAGCCGCGCCCGCGGAACGTACACCGGCTTCATCGGCACCAAGGATCGCCCCCTTGAGAAGCCTGCGTCGGCAGATTGGTTCTTTAGGCCAGGTTTGACCTGGCCACGGCGGACCAATCGTCTTAGCTTTTCGGTCCTTCCGATTGGCTGCATTTTCGGAAATAAGGGACCGGCCATCTTCGAAGAGCATGACAACGAAGAAAGGCTTCTTGCGCATTGCGCGATCCTGAATTCGAAGGCGTTCAACTATTTGCTTGGCTTGCAGTTGGCTCGCGTTGAGCTTGCGCAATCCTTCGAGGTTGGCCTCGTTCAGGCGGCACCCATCCCTGTAGTTGGCCAGGCTGGTTTGACCACGTTGGCAGACCTCGGGCGACGTTCGTGGAGCCTTCGACGGCGCCTAGACGAAACGATCGAAACGTCCCACGCATTCAAGCTGCCGCGTGCACTGCTGTCTCGGGTCGAGCCGCTCGACCCGGCTCTCATCCAGCGCCAGATCGACGAGATCCAGCTTGATATTGAAGCTGTTGTCTATCGTCTGTACGGACTGACGGAAACCGATCAGTTGAGCATCGAGGCTTGGGGCGAGCGCCTGAAAGGCAATGCCGCCGACGCGGCTATCGAGGTCGACAACGACGAGGACGGCGGCGACGAAGCAGCGGACGCAAGTGACTTCGATGCGGTTATCTCCTGGTCAGTTGGGGTTGCATTCGGACGTTTCGACGTCAGACTGGCGACGGGGGCGCGGCGCTTGCCTCCGCCCCCGTCGCCGTTCACTGAATTGCCGGCCAAAAGCCCGGCGATGCTGCCTGACCACGACACTCCGGCTATTCCCGTCGTGGATATTTTGGTGGATGACCCGGGTCATGAGAACGACTTGAGTGAGCGCGTTGTCGCTGTCTGCGCGGCGGTCGGTTATTCGGCAGTCGACAAGACGGAACTTAGGCAGCATTTCGCTCGAAATTTCTTCAACCAGCACCTGCGGCAATACTCGAAAAGCCGCCGCAAAGCGCCAATCTATTGGCAGCTTGCAACGGCTTCAGCGAGTTATTCCGTCTGGATCTATACGCAGAGCTTTACGAAAGACACTCTGTTTCGGGTTCAGAACGAATTCGTTTCGCCAAAGCTTGCTCATGAGAAGCGCCAACTGGAGAGCTTGCGAGCAGAAGCAGGGGCGCGCCCCGACTCCAATCAAATGAAGTCTATTGAGGCGCAGGAGGCGTTCGTATCTGAACTCCAGGCCTTCGCCGACGAACTGGCTCGAGTTTCGCCTCTTTGGTTCGTCAATCCTGACGATGGCATACTCATGAACTTTGCGCCGTTCTGGCGACTGGTGTCGCATAATCGTGCATGGCAGAGGGAGCTCATGGCAACCTGGAGGGGGCTCTGTGACGGAAAGTTTGATTGGTCGCACCTTGCCATGCAGCTCTGGCCCGAGCGGGTCATCCCGAAGTGCGCAGCCGATCGTAGTCTTGCAATTGCCCATGGGCTCGAGACCGTCTTCTGGTTCGAAGATGAACAGGGTCAGTGGAAGGCGCACGACAAGCCGAAACCGCCGGCCCCTCAACTTGTCCGCGACAGGACGTCCCCCAGCATTAAGGCGGCCCTCAAGAGCCTCATGGATGCCCCCGAAGCTGGCGTCGCTTCGAAACGTACTCGCAAGTCAAAGGCAGCGTGA